The nucleotide window GCGCAGCAAGAGCAGCTCCTACGAGCGCGTCGTCAGGGCCGTTGGCTGCGGCCCGCGGGCCTGCCTCTGCCCCCTGCACTAGGCGGTTGGCAGCCGGACGTCACGCCGCCAGGCAGCATGtcacaatttttacactccccattttgcgcgcCATTTGGCGCGCCCACTCGCTCCTTCCCCTTGTGGCCGCGCAGGCCTTCTAAGTGCCTTTAACCCATCGCGCGAAGGCGCCCCTCCGTCCGCATCTTTTTATCCCCATTACTGTTACTATTACCGTTGCTACTGTTGCTcctatttttactttttttatttttttttttccacgccGTTGCCCGACCCGGCCAGGCgattttcccaattttgcccCATCTGGGGGAAGGCTACCCCCCAGTTTGAAGCTCCTCCCTTGTGTGTGCGGTCTGCGACCGTGCCATCCATTTGAGTTGAAAAGAGTGCCAAGTGCGGCAGAAACGTTACGTCGACTGTGTCAACTGTGGCAGCTGTGGAGATGGCCCTTCGGCCTAcgccccccattttgcctctTCAGATGAGGGACCCATAACAGTGAGGGTGTATTTCCCCACAGGGCTGCtcaacaaaagggagaaagagTAACTTGCTCGCACTAGTGGGGAAGCTGCCTCGACGTACGCTGAGAGGGGTCCCCCAAGGAGGGTGCATAATTTGTATGCGTGTCGGGTGGGTACCTCTCTGTCGAGTCGCTTCTACGAATGGTGTGGCGGGGcgcgtccctttttttttttttctttctttcttatGCCCttccatttgaaaaaaatcgacTGAATAGTGGAGTATCCCTCACAGAGGAGGAGGCACCACAGGGGGTAACTtagcaaaaaagaggagcgGCGTAGAAGCCCCACAGGAGAGGAGAGAGTGAAGCCCACCGAACGGTTGCAAGTTTGACTGAATTGTGTCATACGTGTAGGAATTGGAATGCACAtggcctcttttttttttttgttttttttttttttggcctccCCGCTGTGCCCCTTTGCACACCGCCGACTTGAGCGTACTCTCTCCTTCTTTCGGAAGGAACACCCCCATGaggggaaaaggcaaacgtGAGAGGATGCCCGTAGAACgcacccccattttggcagCATCACCTTCGCTGAGGCAACCATGCGGTGCTGCGGAATGGGGAGGGGCCAAGAATGCCTCCTTCTGTTGAACCGACTGGTGGGTGGAAACGGCGGGATGGGTCGGATGTGCGGAATGGCCAGGTTACTGTCCTCCCTCGGGGGGAGACCCCCATCGGCAGGGGCTGCCACACGGGGGGAGGAACCCGCACCAAAGTTAGGAAACGCGGAAGAGCGAAGTGAACGTGCCGCGAAACAACACCCGCGGGTAGACCCCCCAACCAGTGTGCCGTCCAGCCAAACAGACGAAGACGCAGTGACGAAGCAGATATACCACAAAGTACTGCTGGAGCATAGGCTTCTCCGTGGAGGAAGGTCTAGAAGTgagaataggaaaaaaaaaaacggggaggTGGTGACAAGTGCAAGAGGTATCACCTCAGTTGATGTGCAGACGAGCGGTGTAGGCGAAGTGGGGAAAGCGAAACTTCTCTCTTTGGTTAGAAGTCCGTCTGGAGGGAAGacccaaaatggagaggtgGTAGAagtgggagaagcgggagaagtGGAAGGGGGCAGAGGATTCCCAAGGGGGGACCCCCCAGCAGGGAAGAAACCAGACGGACTGACACCCCGCAGGGCTAACCACTTGACTGCTCCGCATAAAGAAGCGAGCATCCCCGTAGATTGCACAGAGGAGAAGAACATAAACAGCTTGCTAAACATGCGCAAACGCAACGACATAACTatttgggagaaaaaaaaaaaggaccatttttttaaaatttttttttcatcgaaaaaggtaaaaataataaagtcGCAGAATCACCCCATTTTCATTCACCTGTACAAGCTAGCCACTGATGGGAAGTATCGAGAGAAGCAAGGGAAGATTTTACTCACTTGCAAGAAGATGATCCTGGAGAGAGAGCAACATCACATTGCACGCATTTACACCAATAGCATTAACAACTTGAAGGACTTTCGCCTCTTCGAcaattttatccttttgtCCAACAGGCTGCTCAAGCGGGTTGCCCTTCTCTACTCCTTCAAAAATGGAGTCCTGGCAGAAGTCGCGCACACGTTCCACTGCGACGACGTGGGCCTCCCGCGCCTGGCCCTCTGCTTCTGCGAGGTGAACcgcgggggaggcggtgaAAGTGGTGGAAGAAGCGATGGGGGTGTGGGGGAACGCCACATTGGGGAGACGCGCTTCTCCAGCGGAACAACCCCCCCAGGGGCACCTACCCAACTTCTCTGCAACGGCGACGTTGGGACGCTCATCCGGAGCTGCTTCCTCCTCAAGTGGCAGTGCGTTTTTAACGTGGAGGGAATAGGCCACacgcagaggaagaaggggaagaccaGCAAAGGATCACCCAATGGGGGGAACACCGATTGGCCGAATGTACCTACTCCGCGGGGTGCCACCCGGAAGAAGCCACACATAAACGACATTTACAGCATCGACTTCTTCCACCCTCTTACACTTCGCGCCTCGGCGGGCCACCTGCTAGACATCCCCTATAAAAAAGTGGCCTTCACGGAGCTGCACAAATACGCccgagaaaataaaatactccTCCTGAAGTACCGCGCCGGGGGAAGCGAGGGACGAACTGGTGACGGAAACCAGGAGAGCCTCTGCGAGATGGGAGGCGACCTGTATGTGCACTATCGTGGTGGTAGCCACTCCGAGCAGGGGAAGCCCTTCTTAAATCTGCTGGGCAAAGCCAAGGGGGTGTTTCTCCTCCTAGACAACTGCAACAGTGTAGAAAAGGAGCACCCGCGGGTAAGCCGCAACTACGTGCACATTGGGCCAAGCACAGACGACTCAGATGACGAGAGAATCTTCGATCGAGTCTACTACGTCAATTTGGTAAACAATGGGGAGACGCCCCTGGACGTCGTGGCGGCGTACTCCATTCTGATGTACATCCTCAAGGCGAGCTTCTTCCAGCACATCCCGCAGTCGTGTTACGTCTGTGCGGAGTGAGCGAAATAGAGGGAGTGAGGAAATAGGCCAGTCATGTGGGGAACACGCGCATGGAGCTACGTTTAACATTGACTGTTCCCATTGGACGCGCCGCCCAGGCGACTCTTGCTTCTACTACTTTGGCCTTATCTTTgtgtggctttttttttatacttgttGGTGAGTCTGTAGGCTTGTCAACTAGgtgacacaaaaaaatttgaccACGCAGGCCAGGGGGGCAGGCGGCGTAGGCGGTGTAGGCGGCGCAGGTGGCGCAGGGGGCGTGTGGGACGGCGGAGCGGACAACACGGGCGAACGGACACGCTACGAAAGGGAGCACAAAAGAGCGGCACAAAAAAGCACGAAAAAGTgacacaaaaaggaggcacaaaaaagggacgcaaaatgggacacaaaaaagggacgcaaaatgggacacaaaaaagggacgcaAAATGGGACACAAAAAAGACACAAAATGGGACACAAAAAGGCACACAGTGGAGGCGAAAAACACTTCACGAACACAGGACTCTCGCGCGGGACCAAACTGACAAGTGACAACTGGCAAGTGGCCAATAACAAATGGTAGGCAGCAAATGGTAGTCAACAAATGTGGGCACAAATATGGGCACAGATGCAGGCATCAAATGGCGTGTAACATGTTGTTAATAGCAAATGGCGCGTATCAAATGACAAGTGAGAGCCCGCGGTCCccgcaaggggggggggcgtaCTCAACGGGAGGGGCGAAACAGAGGACAGGACACACGCtggagggaggaagaagcacgGAAAAAGGGGTCACACTGGGAGCAGCCTGCAAAGGGAACACCCCCAGGTGACGCACCGCCCGAGCTCCGCCGCGTCCAGGGGCGCGCACGCAGAAGATAACTGCCCCGCGAACCTGGCCGCTACCACGCTACCACGCTACTGCGTTACCCCGCCAACCCGGCCGCTTCCCCGCTACTGCGCTACCGCGCTACTCCGCTGCTCCACTAGATAAACGCGGAGATGTCGAGGAAGTGCATGTTCGAGGAGCGGTCGTCGCTGGCGGTGAGGATGGAGAGGATGTTCTTCTGGTCGTACAGGTGGAGGGAGAGGTGCACGTTGAAGATGGTGTCCGTGTGGCTGTAGAACTGGTGGATGCACTGCCTGGAGCGAATGTCGTAGATGTAGATGTTTCCATTGAGACTTGAGAAGAGCAGCAGGTTGGTGTTGATCCACTTGAGGAAGTTGAttcccttttccatttggctaTTCGTGTCTACTTTATTAAATTCGTAATTTACTAGGAACTTGTTAATATACTTCTTGCACTGGTAGTCATACACAATGATGCTGTTGTcgagggaggaggaggcgaaGATGTTGTTGCGCTTATTGTTGAAGAGACAGTAGTCCACCAGGTCGCTGTGCAGGTTGTGATACGTGCTGATGACGCTGTTGGTGTTCACGCTGCAAATTTGGATGACGTTTCGGTGCGTCGCCACGTAGATTTCGTTCGCCAGGTTGTTGTCGATGCAGAGCACGTCGTTGCTGTTGTCCAGCTCTTCGTGGGGGATCATctgggggggaagtcccTGGAGCGCATGGAGCGCAGGGAGCGCAGGAAGTGGTTGATTCGCTGGAAGCTGTTGCCCCCGCTGATGCTGCGCACCCCCCCCGTTGCACCCCTCCGGGGTGACCTTAATGCTGTAGCTGCCCAGCGCAGAAGGATGCTGCTGCCTGGAAGCCTCCACACCGGCGCTCTCCCCCTTAACCCTCGCGTCATGCTTCCTACCCGCGTTGCGCCTCTTCAAACTGTATACATTGTAGTCATACACGTGTGTCTCCCCACTGTGGAACCCAGCAATGAGGTAAAAGCTGCTATCATAATTGCAAATGTTGATGAAGGTGGGGATGTCCACTGTGTAGGTAATACTAATAGGGGTGTTCTGATGGATGTTCCAAATGTAAATGTTGGGAGAGTCCAGGTAAATGCTCAGAAGAATCTCCTCATTAAAAGGACAAAACATAAAGTACTCGATGTCCTTCTTTTCATTGGTATCATTGATCGTTAAGATGTTTACAAAATTCATGTCTTCCGAAATCcactcctcctcctctttctTAAAATGACCCATACCTACATTCCAGTTGTAAATATGGAGCAATGAATTGCTGTTGTTAATGTTTTGCTTAAAGTTGGTGATATTGTAGTTTAGAATttctgacttgttcatattattattgttgtAGATGTAGATGTCCCCGTTGTAGATGCAGAGGGCGATGTACTTGTAGCTCTTGGAGAACTTTATGTTCGTCACGGTGTCCGTGTACTTCTGGTGCTTCAGCTGCTGCAGGCTCACCTTCGCGCTAGCCCCGCCAACCCCCGtaacgccgctacccccgccAACCCCCGTgacgccgctacccccgccAACCCCCGTgacgccgctacccccgccAACCCCCGtaacgccgctacccccgccAACCCCCGtaacgccgctccccccctcgtgGGCGAAGTTCCGCAGGTCGTCGTCGAAATTGTTGTACAAATAGCAGTTGTTGTTGATGCTGCCGAAGTAGATCCACTTCTTAAACGAATTCACGCAGTAAATGCTCTTGTTGGCGTAAAACCTTTTGTAGTAGGAAATATTTTGCTCCTTAAATTTGATTAGCTCTAAATCTGCCAGGGGAATCGTCTTGTCGCTGCTGTTGTAGCTCgagttttcttcctcctcttcctcctcctcctcgtcctctCCTTCCACATCACCTGCGCTGATGTCGATCAGGTCAACTTCATCATTCCGCAAATCTTCGTACGCCAGATCCTCCTCGATCGCCTCGTTCATCATTaagccttcttttttttttttttttcctctttccaAATGAAgcgctttttcctttttgcacactTCCGCAGCTACTCAGCGGACTTCGCTTACTCAGGGGTCCCTTTCCGTTGCATCGAAAAGGGGACTCCCTCAGGGGATGGGGGGCGAAAAGGGAGGGGACAACGATCGTAAGCGGCTGGAGTGCTCGGtccccacaaaaaaaagggataaacgGGGTAAGCAGTAAAAAGTGGGTATAAAAATTGGGcaataaaaagggggtaataaaaagtaggtataaataatacgtattaaaataataataatataacaatGGCGCTGCGACGCTGCGACGCTGTGACGCAGTGGTGGTGAAATCCTTCAAACTCGCAAGCCGTATTCACTTCTCTGGTCGGGTTGACCGCCCCCCAATGCTGCCGAGACGCGACGGCTTCGATAGGTGTGCTCGTACGCTCAgcgattaaaaaaaaaaaaaacttcctgCGCCGTTCTGGGGGGAAATTATGCAAGTGTAGTCCAGTCGTAAATTTGTATTCTCACCGGTAGGCCCGTTTGTATGCTCACCGGTTGGCCTGTTGGTATGCTCACCGGTTGGCCTGCTGGTATGCTCACCGGTTGGCCTGCTGGTATGCTCACCGGTTGGCCTGCTGGTATGCTCACCGGTTGGCCTGCTGGTATGCTCACCGGTTGGCCTGCTGGTATGCTCACCGGTTGGCCTGCTGGTATGCTCATCCGCTGACCTCTTCACATGCGCATACGCGTCGCAGCCCTTCTGCGGCACCCTCGTACTTCGGAAAAAAGGCGAATGTAACTACAGGGCATCCGCTCactgggaaaaaaggaaacgaaaaacGGCTGCTCCCCGGCTGTCGTATATTCGCACGAATGGCAAcagtgggggggaaaagaaaaaatggcaaaaaaaagcaaaatgtaaAGTGGTAAAGtggcaaaatggtaaagtggtgaagtggcaaaatggcaaagtagcaaaatggcaaaaaaataaataacaggTGGCTAAAAAAACGGCCAGGCCAATAGAGGTGACCCAATAGGGGACCAAAAAATGGCCAAATGGCTAAGAAGTGACTAAGATGTGACTAAGTAGCTAAGTAGCTAAAAGGGGCCCAAAAAAGAGCTGCAAAAAGGCTAAAAAAACTGTAAGAACAGCTAAAAACAGCCGAAAAGGTGGCTAaacattttccaaaaaaggaaacaaaggaaaaaaaaaaattcaaaaaggCGACTGATcacttgcaaaaaaaaaaaaaaaaagaatacaaTACAATCGATGCATACAGTTAATGCATACAGTCAATGCATACAATCGACGCATACAATCAGCGCATACAAGCAcgatcgaaaaaaaaaaaaaaaaaagaaccttTTATTTGCTgccatgtaaaaataaaatattacatg belongs to Plasmodium vivax chromosome 6, whole genome shotgun sequence and includes:
- a CDS encoding hypothetical protein, conserved (encoded by transcript PVX_111260A), which translates into the protein MRKRNDITIWEKKKKDHFFKIFFSSKKVKIIKSQNHPIFIHLYKLATDGKYREKQGKILLTCKKMILEREQHHIARIYTNSINNLKDFRLFDNFILLSNRLLKRVALLYSFKNGVLAEVAHTFHCDDVGLPRLALCFCEVNRGGGGESGGRSDGGVGERHIGETRFSSGTTPPGAPTQLLCNGDVGTLIRSCFLLKWQCVFNVEGIGHTQRKKGKTSKGSPNGGNTDWPNVPTPRGATRKKPHINDIYSIDFFHPLTLRASAGHLLDIPYKKVAFTELHKYARENKILLLKYRAGGSEGRTGDGNQESLCEMGGDLYVHYRGGSHSEQGKPFLNLLGKAKGVFLLLDNCNSVEKEHPRVSRNYVHIGPSTDDSDDERIFDRVYYVNLVNNGETPLDVVAAYSILMYILKASFFQHIPQSCYVCAE
- a CDS encoding WD domain, G-beta repeat domain containing protein (encoded by transcript PVX_111265A), whose product is MMNEAIEEDLAYEDLRNDEVDLIDISAGDVEGEDEEEEEEEEENSSYNSSDKTIPLADLELIKFKEQNISYYKRFYANKSIYCVNSFKKWIYFGSINNNCYLYNNFDDDLRNFAHEGGSGVTGVGGGSGVTGVGGGSGVTGVGGGSGVTGVGGGSGVTGVGGASAKVSLQQLKHQKYTDTVTNIKFSKSYKYIALCIYNGDIYIYNNNNMNKSEILNYNITNFKQNINNSNSLLHIYNWNVGMGHFKKEEEEWISEDMNFVNILTINDTNEKKDIEYFMFCPFNEEILLSIYLDSPNIYIWNIHQNTPISITYTVDIPTFINICNYDSSFYLIAGFHSGETHVYDYNVYSLKRRNAGRKHDARVKGESAGVEASRQQHPSALGSYSIKVTPEGCNGGGAQHQRGQQLPANQPLPALPALHALQGLPPQMIPHEELDNSNDVLCIDNNLANEIYVATHRNVIQICSVNTNSVISTYHNLHSDLVDYCLFNNKRNNIFASSSLDNSIIVYDYQCKKYINKFLVNYEFNKVDTNSQMEKGINFLKWINTNLLLFSSLNGNIYIYDIRSRQCIHQFYSHTDTIFNVHLSLHLYDQKNILSILTASDDRSSNMHFLDISAFI